In one Spirosoma rigui genomic region, the following are encoded:
- a CDS encoding FAD-binding and (Fe-S)-binding domain-containing protein produces MFRLTPKLPFPSLVPSFEGDLYFDESPEHTAQRILYATDASVYQEMPVAVAIPRTVADIKRLLRFAKQYGQPGASVGLIPRAAGTSLAGQVVGDGIVVDISKHFGQILEVNAPERWVRVQPGVIRDDLNAFLKPHGLLFGPETSTASRAMIGGMIGNNSCGLHSIIWGTTRDHLLEVRAVLSDGSEVTFGSLTRPEFDAKCRGENVVSPLEQQLYVQFRDWLSNETIQQHIRAGYPKPTVTRRNTGYALDALVAFFEPGFGEATFNFAKLIAGSEGTLCFITEARLNLLPLPPAETALVCAHFDTIRQSLEANLVALDHGCSASELVDDYILQLTKTNIEQAKNRHFVEGDPKAILMVEFFGNTRAEVTASAEAFVADLRSRGLGYAYPTLFDEDTKKPWALRKAGLSIMYNIPGDEKPANVIEDTAVDVHDLPDYIDELDRMAWEHHGLKLEYSAHAGAGEIHVLPLINLKSSAGRTTFRNLLMDTAQLVKKYGGSLSGEHGDGRLRGECIAFMLGAENYQLCKEVKALWDPQNTFNPGKVVDTPPMNESLRSEADRVIDAPQTVFDFSAVGGILELAEKCSGSGDCRKTEVSGGTMCPSYMATRRERDTTRARANILRHFYSNRSKPTSHDYETVKDVLDLCLSCKACSSECPSSVDMTRMKAEFTQQQYREQGIPLRARLVGNFTRLMSMASLTPWAYNAIYNTPALRRAANRAVGFHPDRTMPELASTTLRKWWWEHRKEENERLERDRRKHTALATSTNSINGPTGEVLIFADEFTNYNDVEVGKKAIRLIQRLGYSVTLPAHVESGRTYLSKGLVDDAQQIAIRNVTLLKDIVTDERPLVGLEPSAILTFRDEYPNLVPAELKADARRIASNTFLFEEWLARESHADRIDRSLFTAQSRQVIVHGHCHQKALSSMEPVKTVLSLPANYTVQLIPSGCCGMAGSFGYEVEHYDLSMQIGELVLFPAIRKTTDEVIISAAGTSCRHQIKDGTHRRAQHPAEILFDALT; encoded by the coding sequence ATGTTCCGCCTGACGCCCAAATTACCCTTCCCCAGCCTGGTGCCCAGTTTCGAGGGCGACCTCTATTTCGATGAGTCGCCTGAGCACACGGCCCAGCGAATTCTCTACGCCACCGACGCTTCGGTGTACCAGGAGATGCCCGTTGCCGTAGCCATCCCCCGTACGGTAGCCGATATCAAGCGGCTGCTCCGGTTCGCGAAGCAGTACGGGCAGCCGGGTGCATCGGTGGGGCTGATTCCCCGCGCGGCCGGTACCTCGCTGGCCGGTCAGGTCGTTGGTGACGGTATCGTTGTCGACATCTCGAAACACTTTGGGCAGATCCTGGAGGTCAACGCGCCGGAGCGGTGGGTGCGGGTGCAGCCGGGCGTCATCCGCGATGACCTTAACGCGTTCCTGAAACCCCACGGTCTGCTGTTCGGGCCCGAAACATCAACGGCCAGCCGGGCCATGATTGGGGGTATGATCGGTAACAACTCCTGCGGGCTACACTCGATCATCTGGGGTACCACCCGCGATCACCTGCTGGAGGTTCGGGCGGTGCTCAGCGATGGGTCGGAGGTAACGTTCGGGTCACTCACCCGCCCGGAATTCGACGCCAAATGCCGGGGCGAAAACGTGGTTAGCCCCCTCGAACAGCAGTTGTACGTCCAGTTTCGCGACTGGCTTTCCAACGAAACTATCCAGCAGCACATCCGCGCCGGATACCCCAAACCAACGGTTACGCGCCGGAATACAGGCTACGCGCTGGATGCGCTGGTAGCGTTCTTTGAGCCGGGCTTCGGTGAAGCTACATTCAACTTCGCCAAACTCATCGCCGGGTCAGAAGGAACGCTTTGTTTCATCACCGAAGCCCGGCTCAATCTGCTGCCGCTGCCACCGGCCGAGACGGCGCTGGTGTGCGCGCACTTCGATACCATCCGGCAGTCGCTGGAGGCCAATCTGGTGGCGCTTGATCACGGCTGCTCGGCATCGGAACTGGTCGATGACTATATCCTGCAGCTGACGAAAACCAATATTGAGCAGGCCAAGAACCGCCATTTTGTGGAAGGCGATCCCAAGGCGATCCTGATGGTCGAGTTCTTTGGCAACACCCGCGCGGAGGTAACGGCCAGCGCAGAGGCTTTCGTAGCCGATCTGCGGTCGAGAGGGTTGGGATACGCCTACCCGACGCTGTTCGATGAAGATACCAAAAAGCCCTGGGCGCTGCGCAAAGCGGGGTTAAGTATCATGTATAACATTCCCGGCGACGAAAAACCGGCCAACGTTATTGAAGATACGGCCGTTGACGTGCACGACCTGCCCGACTATATTGATGAGCTGGACCGGATGGCCTGGGAACACCACGGCCTGAAACTGGAATACTCGGCTCATGCCGGAGCGGGCGAAATCCACGTGCTGCCTTTGATCAATCTGAAATCGTCGGCGGGGCGCACTACGTTCCGGAATCTGCTCATGGATACTGCCCAACTGGTAAAAAAGTACGGTGGGTCATTGTCGGGCGAGCACGGCGACGGGCGGCTGCGGGGCGAGTGCATTGCGTTTATGCTCGGGGCTGAAAACTACCAGCTTTGTAAAGAGGTAAAAGCACTTTGGGACCCGCAGAATACCTTCAATCCCGGTAAAGTTGTCGACACGCCCCCCATGAACGAGTCACTGCGGTCAGAAGCCGATCGGGTGATCGATGCTCCCCAAACGGTATTCGATTTCTCGGCGGTAGGCGGCATTCTGGAGCTGGCCGAGAAGTGTTCCGGCTCCGGCGACTGCCGCAAAACCGAGGTGTCGGGCGGGACCATGTGTCCCAGTTACATGGCTACCCGGCGCGAACGCGACACCACCCGGGCGCGCGCCAATATCCTGCGTCATTTCTACAGCAACCGGTCCAAACCCACCAGCCACGACTACGAAACCGTAAAAGACGTACTGGATTTGTGTTTGTCGTGCAAAGCGTGCTCGTCGGAGTGCCCGAGTAGTGTAGACATGACCCGCATGAAGGCAGAGTTTACCCAGCAGCAGTACCGCGAGCAGGGCATACCGTTACGGGCGCGGCTGGTGGGCAACTTCACCCGGCTTATGTCGATGGCCAGCCTGACGCCCTGGGCCTACAACGCCATTTATAACACACCTGCGCTGCGCCGGGCCGCCAACCGGGCCGTTGGTTTTCACCCCGACCGGACCATGCCGGAACTGGCTTCTACTACGTTGCGTAAATGGTGGTGGGAGCACAGGAAGGAGGAGAACGAACGGCTGGAACGTGACCGCCGGAAACATACCGCCCTGGCCACGTCAACTAACTCGATAAACGGGCCGACGGGCGAGGTATTGATTTTTGCCGATGAGTTTACGAATTATAACGATGTGGAAGTCGGCAAAAAAGCCATTCGGCTTATTCAGCGGCTGGGCTACTCGGTCACGCTGCCCGCCCACGTGGAAAGCGGCCGGACGTATCTATCCAAGGGGTTGGTAGACGATGCACAGCAAATCGCCATTCGTAACGTCACGCTGCTCAAAGACATCGTCACCGACGAAAGGCCGCTGGTTGGTTTGGAGCCTTCGGCCATTCTCACCTTCCGCGATGAATACCCGAATCTGGTACCCGCCGAACTAAAAGCCGATGCCCGGCGGATTGCCAGCAATACGTTCCTGTTCGAAGAGTGGCTGGCGCGCGAAAGCCATGCGGACCGAATCGATCGAAGCCTGTTTACAGCCCAGTCCCGGCAGGTGATCGTACATGGGCACTGCCATCAGAAAGCACTGTCGTCTATGGAACCGGTAAAAACCGTCCTGTCGCTGCCCGCTAACTATACCGTTCAGTTAATTCCGTCAGGCTGCTGCGGTATGGCCGGGTCATTCGGGTATGAGGTGGAGCACTACGACCTGTCGATGCAGATTGGTGAACTGGTGCTGTTTCCCGCCATCCGCAAGACAACCGACGAGGTTATCATATCGGCCGCCGGTACGTCCTGCCGCCACCAGATCAAGGACGGTACCCACCGCCGTGCCCAGCACCCCGCCGAGATTTTGTTCGACGCACTGACGTAA